Within Kutzneria chonburiensis, the genomic segment GGTGCACGATGTCCAGGTCCGGCACGACCGCGATGCCCAGCCCGGCCCGCACGTAGTCGGCCACCACGCGCAGGTCGGCCACCTCGGCCACCACCCGTCGGGGCCGGCCGGCCGCGTCGAAGGCCCGGTCGACGGCCATCCGGTTGCCGAAGCCCCGTGGCAGGTCGACAAAATCCTCGCCGGCCAGTTCGCTGACGGTCAGCGCCGCCCGGTCGGCGAACCGATGGTCGGGCGGCACCAGCACGACGTACGGGCGGCGGTCCAGCTCCCGTGACCACAGGCCGGCCAGGTCGGCCGCCGGCAGCGCGAGCAGGGCGGCGTCGAGGCGGCCGGCGCGGACGTCCTCGGCCAGCCCGACGGAGCCGTGCATCGACGCGGTCAGATGCAGGTCGACCAGCGGATACTGCCGGTGGAACGCGCCGAGCAGGCCGGGCAGGTCGAGCACGCCGACGCTGATCATGGTGCCGATGCGCAGGCTGCCGCGGAGCCCGGCGCCGGCCTCCTGCACGACCGATCGGGCCCGGTCCAGCTGGGCCAGCGTCGCCTTGGCCTCGGGCAGGAAGGCCGCGCCGGCCGGGGTGAGCGCGACGGCCCGGGTCGACCGGTCGAACAGCGTGGTGCGCAGGTCCGACTCCAGCGACTTGATGCCGGCCGACACGGTCGACTGCACGGCTTGCAGCTGCAGCGCGGCCCGGGTGAAGCTCAGTTCCTCGGCCACCGCGACGAAGTACTCCAGCTGGCGGGTGTCCACGCCGTCGATTATCTCATCACATCGATAACTGTGACCAGGATCTTTCGTTGGACTCGATGAAGGCGTCGACCCACACTCGAGGCATGACTTCCACGCTGATGGCCGCACGCCCCACGCCGCGGTTGGGCCACGGCGCCGGCTTCCGGGTGGTGGCCGCCGCCTTCCTGCTGGCGCTGGCCTTCTCCACGCTGCCGACCCCGCTCTATCCGCTCTACCAGCAACGCGACGGCTTCCCGACCGTCGTGATCACGGTCGTGTTCGCCGCCTACGCGCTCGGCGTCGTGGCCAGCATCTACCTCGTCGGCCACGTCAGCGACTGGCTCGGCCGCCGCCGCGTCGCCCTGGCCGCCGTGCTGGCCGAGGCCGTTGCGGCGGCGGTGTTCCTGACCTGGCCGGACGTGCCGGGGCTGATCATCGCCCGGTTCGTCGGCGGCGTCGGCATCGGCGCGCTGACCGCGACCGCCACCGCGCACCTGGCCGAGCTGCGGGCCCTGGCCCACCCGGGCCGCGACGCCGGCCTGTTCTCGTCCATGGTCAACATGGCCGGCCTCGGCCTCGGACCGGTGATCAGCGCGCTGCTCGCCGGCCATGTCACGGCCCCGCTGAGCACGCCGTACGCGATCTTCCTGGTGGCGTTCCTGATCACCGCGGGCGCCATCACCTTCGTACCTGAGACCGTGGAACGCAACGAAAGCGCCATTCACTACCGCCCGCAGCGCGTGTCGGTGCCGCACCACGCGCGGCCGGTGTTCTGGGCCGCCGCCGCGGTCGCCTTCGCCGTCAACATGTTCAGCGGCCTGGTCGGTGCCCTCGCGCCGACGCTGTTGCGTGGCACGTTCCACGATCCATCGCTGCTGGTCGGCGGCCTGGTCGCGATGTCGGTCTTCGCGGCCGCGGCCGGCGCGCAGCTGCTGGCCAAGGGCCAGCCGTTGCGGCGGCAGCTGCTCATCGGCCTCGGTGCGCTGGTGTTGTCGCTGGTCGCGATCCCGATCAGCGTGCTGACCGGCAGCGAGCTGCTGTTCGCCGCCGGCACGGTCGTCGGCGGCGCCGGCATGGGCCTTGGTTTCCGGGTCGCCCTGGCCCGCGTCGCCACGGTCGCCACGCCTGAGCTGCGCGGCGAGACGCTGGCCGGCGTGTTCCTCGCGTTCTACCTGGGCCTTGCGCTGCCGGTGCTGGTCGTGGGCATCGCGTTGACCGCCCTGCCCAGCCTCCCGGTGCTGGTGGTGTTCAGCATCGTGCAGCTGGTGATCTTGTTCTGGGCCGGCCGGCGGCTGTTCGCGGCATCGTGAGGGCGTGATCCAGTATCGGACCGTCGACAAGCTCGCGGCACGCATCGCCCTGCACGGCTACGGCACGAACCGACAGTCATGGTCGGAATGGGTCCGCGAACGCTTGCCGTGGCAGCAAGGTGAGCGCGTGCTGGAAGTCGGTGCCGGAACCGGCGCCTTGTGGCCGGTACGACCGGAATTCGCGCTCATCGCCTCGGATTTCTCCGCAGCGATGTGCAACGCCTTGAGAGACAAGGGATTCGCGTCGGCCCGATGCAGTGCCGACGCCCTTCCCTTCGCCGACGCCACGTTCGACGGCGCGCTCGCGTGCCACATGCTCTATCACGTTCCCGAACCGGCCGAGGCCATCGCCGAGCTGCGGCGCATCCTCAAACCCGGCGGACGGCTGGTCGCCACCACCAACGGCGGCGGGCACATGGCCGAACTGTGGGACATCGCCAAGACCGTCGGCCTGCCGATGTCGTTCCCGGAGGCCGTCGATCTCTCGTTCCGTGCGGAGAACGCGATCGCCTTGCTGAGCGGCGACTTCGACGACGTCGAGCTGATCCGCTACGAGGACGAGCTGGTGGTGCCGACGCCCGAGCCGGTCGTCGCCTACCTGGCCAGCTGTGTGGACCGTGACCTCACCGACGGGGAGTTGTCCGTGCTGCACAACGAAGTCGCGAGCCGGGGAACGATCCGCATCCGCAAGCATTCCGTGCTGATCGGGGCAGAAGCGCGTGGCATGCTGGAGGCCCATACGTGAGGAGACGACCGTGGACTTCGCCGATGTGCTCCGGGCCCGCCGGATGGTGCGCAGCTACCGCCCCGACGCGGTGCCGGAGGACGTGCTGCGCCGGATCGTGCAGGTCGTGCACCGCGCGCCCAGCGCCGGTTTCAGCCAGGGGCACCGGCTGATCGTGGTCACGGACCCCGAGCTCCGCGGCAAGATCGCCGAGCTGACCGAGGCGCCGTACGTGGAATCGGGCATGAAGCCGTGGATCTCGGTGGCGCCGGTGCTGATCGCCGTCGGCGTCCGCGAGGAGTCCTACCACGAGCGCTACCGCCAACCGGACAAGGTCACCGACGAGGGCGACGAAGGCAACTGGCCGGTGCCGTTCTGGTGGTTCGACAGCGGCAGCCTGCTGGTGATGCTGCAACTGGCCGCGGCCAACGAAGGCCTGGCCACCGGCTTCTTCGGCCCGCACGCGGACGGCCTCGAGGAGCTCATCGGCCTGCCCAAGGACGTCGGCCTGTCCGGCTTCCTCACCCTCGGCTACTCCGACGACAACGCCCGTGGCGTCACGGCCAGCCTTACCCACCGGCCGAAGCGGATCCCGTTGGAGGACCTGGTCACCTGGCGTTAGGGATCACCGGCAGCGACAGCCGGCTGGGGCGGGCCGGTCCGAAGTGGACGGTGTTCTCGGCGACCACCACATCCTTCGGCCCGGCCGCCGCGACCACGCCGCCCGTGTTGGGATTCCGGTCGTAGCGTGGGAAGTTGCTGCTCGTGACCTCGAGCCGGATGCGGTGCCCAGGCAGGAACACCGTGGACGTCACGGAAAGGTCCAGGGTCAGCTCGTAGATCCGGCCCGGCGTCAGGAGTTCCGGGGCGGACAGGGAGTTGCGGTAGCGGGCGCGCAGCATGCCCTCGCACAGGTTGATCGCCGTGCCGTCGGGGTGCACGTCGACCAGCTTGCCCATGAAGTCCGTGTCAACGGCGTCACTGGACACAAAAAGGGTCAACGAGACGTGACCCGTGACCTCCAACGGATCGGCCAGCACCGGGCCGGTGAAACACAGCACGTCGTCCCGGACCTCGACCGGCCGCTGATCACGCGGGCCTGCGTCGGCGGCCAGCGTGTTGCCGCCGATCGTCGGCACCGGGTCGAGCGGGTCGTACCGGTACATCAGACTGCCGGACGTCAGGGGCTGGCCGGACAGTGTTCCGTCACCGAGGAAGTAGTCCATCCGCCGGGTGTCGGGCAGCGGCCAGCTGGGCTCGTCGCGCCACTGGTCGATGCCCATCACGAAGATCCGCACCGGCGCGGAGTCGTCCGGCTTGCCGCGCAGCCACTGGTCGAAGAAGCGCAGGTGTGCGTCGGTCAGATTGGCGCCGCGGTAATCCTGGCTCAGATGGGTCCACGGCCCGATGATGAGCCGTTCATTGTGCGAGCGCACGGTTTCGTTGACGAAGATGTCGTACCAGCCGCCGACGCTCAACGCCGGCGTCTTGGCCGCCGGGGCCAGCCGCTGCCAGTAGCCGTCATGGTCGGGGTGCGCGAAAACCGTGTCCAGCCAAGGGAAATGCCGGGCCAGCACGAAATGGTCGCGGGTCGGCAGCGTATCGAACTGCTGTCGCATGATCTCCGGGAGGTCCTGTGCCGCACCGGCTTTCATTGCCTCGCCGGCCGCGTTGGCGGTGATCCAGGTCAGCACGGTGTGCAGCGACATCGCGCCGCCGGGGGAGTACCACGGCGCCAGGTAGAAGTCGGCAGTGCCGAAGGTCGGGGCGATGGCCTGCGCCAACTCCGCCGACTGCCACTGCACCGCGCCCTGGTAGGACGCGCCGAAGCCGCCGATGTTGCCGTCACACCAAGGCTGTTCCCGCAGCCAGGCCATCGTGTCGGCGCTGTCGGCCGCCTCGGTCTCGTGCGGCACGTGCATGCCCTCGGACCGCGCGGTGCCGCGGCAGCACTGGATGACCACGGCGTAGCCGGCGTCC encodes:
- a CDS encoding LysR family transcriptional regulator, which translates into the protein MDTRQLEYFVAVAEELSFTRAALQLQAVQSTVSAGIKSLESDLRTTLFDRSTRAVALTPAGAAFLPEAKATLAQLDRARSVVQEAGAGLRGSLRIGTMISVGVLDLPGLLGAFHRQYPLVDLHLTASMHGSVGLAEDVRAGRLDAALLALPAADLAGLWSRELDRRPYVVLVPPDHRFADRAALTVSELAGEDFVDLPRGFGNRMAVDRAFDAAGRPRRVVAEVADLRVVADYVRAGLGIAVVPDLDIVHRPDLAPIELAEVDVQWRVTLVCLADHRPSRALSTLLGLVEVLLTAGEDGE
- a CDS encoding class I SAM-dependent methyltransferase, with the translated sequence MIQYRTVDKLAARIALHGYGTNRQSWSEWVRERLPWQQGERVLEVGAGTGALWPVRPEFALIASDFSAAMCNALRDKGFASARCSADALPFADATFDGALACHMLYHVPEPAEAIAELRRILKPGGRLVATTNGGGHMAELWDIAKTVGLPMSFPEAVDLSFRAENAIALLSGDFDDVELIRYEDELVVPTPEPVVAYLASCVDRDLTDGELSVLHNEVASRGTIRIRKHSVLIGAEARGMLEAHT
- a CDS encoding MFS transporter, which produces MTSTLMAARPTPRLGHGAGFRVVAAAFLLALAFSTLPTPLYPLYQQRDGFPTVVITVVFAAYALGVVASIYLVGHVSDWLGRRRVALAAVLAEAVAAAVFLTWPDVPGLIIARFVGGVGIGALTATATAHLAELRALAHPGRDAGLFSSMVNMAGLGLGPVISALLAGHVTAPLSTPYAIFLVAFLITAGAITFVPETVERNESAIHYRPQRVSVPHHARPVFWAAAAVAFAVNMFSGLVGALAPTLLRGTFHDPSLLVGGLVAMSVFAAAAGAQLLAKGQPLRRQLLIGLGALVLSLVAIPISVLTGSELLFAAGTVVGGAGMGLGFRVALARVATVATPELRGETLAGVFLAFYLGLALPVLVVGIALTALPSLPVLVVFSIVQLVILFWAGRRLFAAS
- a CDS encoding CocE/NonD family hydrolase, whose translation is MRYLVDTDVPIVTRDGVALATNIWRPADERPAPVLLLRTPYGKDDIASYGGNRPNLFALLDAGYAVVIQCCRGTARSEGMHVPHETEAADSADTMAWLREQPWCDGNIGGFGASYQGAVQWQSAELAQAIAPTFGTADFYLAPWYSPGGAMSLHTVLTWITANAAGEAMKAGAAQDLPEIMRQQFDTLPTRDHFVLARHFPWLDTVFAHPDHDGYWQRLAPAAKTPALSVGGWYDIFVNETVRSHNERLIIGPWTHLSQDYRGANLTDAHLRFFDQWLRGKPDDSAPVRIFVMGIDQWRDEPSWPLPDTRRMDYFLGDGTLSGQPLTSGSLMYRYDPLDPVPTIGGNTLAADAGPRDQRPVEVRDDVLCFTGPVLADPLEVTGHVSLTLFVSSDAVDTDFMGKLVDVHPDGTAINLCEGMLRARYRNSLSAPELLTPGRIYELTLDLSVTSTVFLPGHRIRLEVTSSNFPRYDRNPNTGGVVAAAGPKDVVVAENTVHFGPARPSRLSLPVIPNAR
- a CDS encoding nitroreductase family protein, with the protein product MDFADVLRARRMVRSYRPDAVPEDVLRRIVQVVHRAPSAGFSQGHRLIVVTDPELRGKIAELTEAPYVESGMKPWISVAPVLIAVGVREESYHERYRQPDKVTDEGDEGNWPVPFWWFDSGSLLVMLQLAAANEGLATGFFGPHADGLEELIGLPKDVGLSGFLTLGYSDDNARGVTASLTHRPKRIPLEDLVTWR